A genomic stretch from Planctomycetaceae bacterium includes:
- a CDS encoding MoxR family ATPase, translated as MSINDVLKQQLDDFRRDFQNLKSEISKVIVGQSEILDDMLISLIAGGHVLLEGVPGLGKTLTVRTLAEALHLEFHRIQFTPDLMPADLIGTQVIGEADDGRKVFEFQKGPIFSNVLLADEINRATPKTQSALLEAMQEHSVTVAGVTHKLSEPFFVMATQNPLEMEGTYPLPEAQLDRFFCKLLVRYPTVSDLETILDRTTESQRPEANAIMTGDRILTMSALARQIPIGSDVRRYGIAIIVATHPDHELASEPTKRYVRFGSSPRGLQSLILGAKIRAILDHRYHVAREDLRVMATPVLRHRMILNFEGQAEGISADEVIAKILSAVPEDALSAA; from the coding sequence ATGAGCATCAATGATGTCCTCAAACAACAGCTGGACGATTTTCGCCGCGACTTTCAGAACCTGAAGTCAGAAATATCAAAAGTCATCGTGGGTCAGTCCGAGATCCTCGATGACATGCTGATCTCGCTCATCGCCGGTGGACATGTCCTGCTCGAAGGTGTACCCGGACTGGGAAAGACACTGACTGTTCGAACGCTGGCCGAAGCACTGCATCTTGAATTTCATCGCATTCAGTTCACGCCCGACCTGATGCCGGCAGACCTGATCGGTACTCAGGTGATTGGCGAAGCCGATGATGGAAGAAAAGTATTTGAGTTTCAGAAAGGTCCAATCTTCTCGAATGTACTGCTGGCCGACGAAATCAATCGTGCAACACCCAAGACTCAGTCTGCTTTGCTTGAGGCGATGCAGGAACATTCGGTCACAGTCGCCGGCGTGACTCATAAGTTGTCGGAGCCGTTCTTCGTGATGGCCACACAGAATCCACTGGAAATGGAAGGAACGTATCCTCTGCCGGAAGCGCAGCTGGATCGTTTTTTCTGCAAGTTGCTTGTGCGATACCCGACCGTCAGTGATCTTGAAACAATTCTCGACCGAACCACCGAATCACAAAGACCTGAGGCGAACGCCATCATGACGGGGGATCGCATCCTGACAATGTCTGCTCTGGCGAGACAAATCCCCATCGGTTCCGACGTTCGCCGGTACGGAATTGCGATCATTGTTGCCACTCATCCGGATCATGAACTGGCATCAGAACCCACGAAGAGGTATGTCCGATTCGGTTCGAGTCCTCGCGGTCTCCAGTCATTGATCCTGGGAGCCAAAATTCGAGCGATCCTGGATCATCGTTACCATGTCGCCAGAGAAGATCTGAGAGTCATGGCCACCCCGGTGCTGAGACACCGCATGATCCTGAACTTTGAGGGACAGGCCGAAGGCATCAGTGCGGATGAAGTGATTGCGAAAATACTTTCTGCTGTCCCGGAAGACGCCCTGTCCGCAGCATAG
- a CDS encoding DUF58 domain-containing protein — MLFPPDFLTRLEYLSIMSKRVFRGTLLAQRRTTQMGSGIEFSDHREYTAGDDLRYLDWNIYARHGDLLLKRFQEEQDLHVYLMLDCSRSMAFGQPAKFDLARHLTAALAYIALADLDRIAVVAYADGIISEFPITRGKARILPLMKFLEELPTCGQDTNLERAVQGLLHRGSRSGLAVIISDLFDEHGFQKGLDQLRFRRFDAHVLQLFDPREANPGLLGDMELEDMESKSVRMVTVTEKNLRSYKQLFEKHQQAVRDYCSNYGPGCTQSPTTVPFDDLIMNMMRTSAIGR, encoded by the coding sequence ATGCTCTTTCCACCGGATTTCCTGACACGACTGGAATACCTTTCGATCATGTCGAAACGCGTGTTTCGGGGAACATTGCTGGCACAACGGCGAACAACACAGATGGGCTCCGGAATTGAATTCTCCGATCACCGGGAATACACCGCCGGAGACGACCTTCGATACCTGGACTGGAATATCTACGCGCGGCACGGCGACTTACTTCTCAAACGATTTCAGGAAGAGCAGGACCTGCATGTGTATCTGATGCTCGACTGTTCGCGAAGCATGGCCTTCGGACAACCAGCAAAATTTGATCTTGCCCGACACCTGACCGCAGCACTCGCTTATATCGCCCTGGCAGATTTGGATCGCATTGCAGTGGTCGCCTATGCCGACGGAATCATCAGCGAGTTCCCGATCACGCGAGGCAAGGCCCGTATTCTGCCGCTGATGAAGTTTCTGGAAGAACTTCCAACCTGCGGGCAGGATACAAATCTGGAGCGAGCCGTTCAGGGTCTCCTGCACCGCGGATCACGGTCAGGTCTTGCCGTCATCATCAGTGATCTGTTCGACGAACATGGCTTTCAGAAAGGGCTCGATCAACTTCGTTTTCGTCGATTCGACGCCCACGTTCTGCAGCTTTTCGACCCCAGGGAGGCCAATCCCGGTTTATTGGGTGATATGGAGCTGGAGGACATGGAAAGCAAATCCGTCCGGATGGTGACCGTCACAGAAAAGAACCTTCGAAGCTACAAACAATTGTTCGAAAAGCACCAACAGGCGGTCCGCGATTATTGCTCCAATTATGGCCCCGGGTGCACGCAATCGCCGACAACCGTGCCATTTGATGACCTGATCATGAACATGATGCGTACGTCGGCTATAGGACGTTAG